One genomic segment of Gopherus flavomarginatus isolate rGopFla2 chromosome 11, rGopFla2.mat.asm, whole genome shotgun sequence includes these proteins:
- the KLHL33 gene encoding kelch-like protein 33 isoform X1, giving the protein MWPGEGPEPAEGPDEEGDTPEPRWELRSECHAQQFFEAALELRGQGQLVDMTVLAGAQRYQAHGVVLAAVSTFFCQQLACGAAREVDVSPLATPRGWEAVLDFAYTGAFTAMPGTAGELEAAAQALGAPRVVEICRKMGGGLEGRSPDEEQWETLRGMEELYRAGVGCDLKLTTEGETFRAHRVALSCGCEYFRAMFCSGMREARQGADPLPTLMAPADLRLLLPFAYSGTVAGSWAELLGTAETALQYQASGLLALCLEALQRALSPAHSLDLLAFARAYDLRPLGTATQAYALANFSGVARCPGFPALPLAELLALLGSDELYVASEVEAFEAALRWLDADCTRRLPHAEAVLGRIRFSLMGTRELRRVRAVDLLAPPGRLYQLLVAAVAGEGPCRVRTPAGALVICGGEGLAPSLATRRPTRELWFAHRFHSGVGLVKQVEWRRLGQFPDGPRFRHAAAVLDNMLYVLGGKHYYGVRDMLATAFRYDPAQDSWQRLADMPSARSSFPAVGVAGRIYTLGGSSEDAYCTDGVQCYDPPADAWRPCAPLPAPLCGHAACTLDGAIYVSGGCDGSSKCRAWLLQLSLGGPSAQLAPMLEERAGHIMEALGGQLYVAGGLRWRDGGYTDQLACEVYSPGPDAWVRLSPLPQAHVGGASAVLQGELYVLGGYSQETYRDTHLVHAYQPGQERWLMLGTLPQACADLRACVLLLPPALRGDPAHLMPPHGTRQSLAPPHGMGSLPLTERRTPLSPTWDENPPSDIPMGWGPL; this is encoded by the exons ATGTGGCCAGGCGAGGGGCCGGAGCCAGCTGAGGGGCCAGACGAGGAGGGCGACACACCCGAGCCACGCTGGGAGCTGCGGAGCGAGTGCCACGCCCAGCAGTTCTTCGAGGCAGCGTTGGAGCTGCGCGGGCAGGGCCAGCTGGTGGATATGACAGTGCTGGCCGGCGCTCAGCGGTACCAGGCCCACGGCGTGGTGCTGGCTGCCGTCAGCACCTTCTTCTGCCAGCAGCTGGCGTGCGGGGCTGCCAGGGAAGTGGACGTGAGCCCACTGGCCACACCACGCGGCTGGGAGGCTGTGCTGGATTTTGCCTATACAGGGGCCTTCACTGCCATGCCGGGCACGGCCGGGGAGCTGGAGGCTGCAGCTCAGGCCCTGGGTGCACCACGAGTGGTGGAGATCTGCCGGAAGATGGGTGGCGGGCTGGAGGGCAGGAGCCCGGATGAGGAGCAGTGGGAGACGTTGCGGGGTATGGAGGAGCTGTACCGAGCCGGGGTGGGCTGTGACCTAAAGCTGACCACTGAAGGAGAGACCTTCCGAG ctcacCGGGTCGCCCTGAGCTGTGGCTGTGAGTATTTCCGGGCCATGTTCTGCAGCGGGATGCGGGAGGCACGCCAGGGAGCTGACCCCCTGCCCACGCTCATGGCCCCAGCCGACCTGCGCCTGCTGCTGCCCTTCGCCTACTCGGGGACAGTGGCGGGTAGCTGGGCCGAGCTGCTGGGCACAGCTGAGACCGCCCTGCAGTACCAGGCCTCGGGGCTGCTGGCACTCTGCCTGGAGGCCCTGCAACGGGCACTGAGCCCAGCCCACAGCCTGGACCTGCTGGCCTTTGCCCGTGCCTATGACCTGCGCCCGCTGGGCACTGCCACCCAGGCCTATGCCCTGGCCAACTTCAGCGGGGTGGCACGGTGCCCCGGCTTCCCGGCCCTGCCACTGGCCGagctgctggccctgctgggCTCAGACGAGCTCTACGTGGCCAGCGAGGTGGAGGCCTTCGAAGCTGCCCTGCGCTGGCTGGATGCCGACTGCACCCGCCGCCTGCCCCATGCTGAGGCCGTCCTGGGCCGCATCCGCTTCTCCCTGATGGGCACGCGGGAGCTGCGCCGGGTGCGAGCCGTGGACCTCCTGGCACCGCCAGGCCGCCTCTACCAGCTGCTGGTGGCGGCAGTGGCAGGCGAGGGGCCCTGCCGCGTGCGCACTCCGGCTGGGGCCCTGgtgatctgcgggggtgaggggctAGCGCCCAGCCTAGCTACCCGCCGCCCCACCCGCGAGCTGTGGTTCGCCCACCGGTTCCATAGTGGTGTGGGGCTGGTCAAGCAGGTGGAGTGGAGGCGACTAGGACAGTTCCCGGACGGGCCACGGTTCCGCCACGCTGCCGCCGTGCTGGACAACATGCTCTACGTGCTGGGCGGGAAGCACTACTACGGGGTGCGGGACATGCTGGCCACGGCCTTCCG GTACGACCCCGCGCAGGACTCCTGGCAGCGCCTGGCCGACATGCCCAGTGCCCGCAGCTCCTTCCCGGCTGTGGGGGTGGCTGGGCGGATTTATACCCTGGGAGGCAGCTCTGAGGATGCCTACTGCACGGATGGGGTGCAGTGCTACGACCCTCCTGCCGATGCCTGGAG GCCATgcgcccccctgcctgccccgctCTGCGGCCATGCCGCCTGCACCCTGGATGGCGCCATCTACGTTTCCGGGGGCTGTGATGGCTCAAGCAAGTGCCGGGCCTGGctgctgcagctcagtctgggggGGCCCTCGGCCCAGCTGGCCCCCATGCTGGAGGAACGGGCTGGCCACATCatggaggctctgggggggcaaCTCTATGTGGCTGGGGGCCTGCGCTGGCGCGATGGGGGCTACACCGACCAACTGGCCTGCGAAGTCTACAGCCCcggcccggatgcctgggtccggCTGAGCCCGCTGCCCCAGGCCCACGTGGGGGGCGCCTCGGCCGTGCTGCAGGGGGAGCTTTATGTGCTGGGCGGTTACAGCCAGGAGACCTACCGGGACACCCATCTGGTGCACGCCTACCAGCCGGGGCAAGAGCGCTGGCTGATGCTGGgcaccctgccccaggcctgtGCCGATCTGCGGGCCTGCGTCCTGCTGCTGCCGCCCGCCCTGCGGGGGGACCCGGCCCACCTGATGCCCCCCCACGGGACCAGGCAGTCCCTGGCGCCTCCACACGGGATGGGGTCCCTGCCCCTCACCGAACGGAGGACCCCTCTGAGTCCCACATGGGACGAGAACCCCCCCTCTGATATCCCCATGGGATGGGGCCccctctga
- the KLHL33 gene encoding kelch-like protein 33 isoform X2, which yields MWPGEGPEPAEGPDEEGDTPEPRWELRSECHAQQFFEAALELRGQGQLVDMTVLAGAQRYQAHGVVLAAVSTFFCQQLACGAAREVDVSPLATPRGWEAVLDFAYTGAFTAMPGTAGELEAAAQALGAPRVVEICRKMGGGLEGRSPDEEQWETLRGMEELYRAGVGCDLKLTTEGETFRAHRVALSCGCEYFRAMFCSGMREARQGADPLPTLMAPADLRLLLPFAYSGTVAGSWAELLGTAETALQYQASGLLALCLEALQRALSPAHSLDLLAFARAYDLRPLGTATQAYALANFSGVARCPGFPALPLAELLALLGSDELYVASEVEAFEAALRWLDADCTRRLPHAEAVLGRIRFSLMGTRELRRVRAVDLLAPPGRLYQLLVAAVAGEGPCRVRTPAGALVICGGEGLAPSLATRRPTRELWFAHRFHSGVGLVKQVEWRRLGQFPDGPRFRHAAAVLDNMLYVLGGKHYYGVRDMLATAFRPCAPLPAPLCGHAACTLDGAIYVSGGCDGSSKCRAWLLQLSLGGPSAQLAPMLEERAGHIMEALGGQLYVAGGLRWRDGGYTDQLACEVYSPGPDAWVRLSPLPQAHVGGASAVLQGELYVLGGYSQETYRDTHLVHAYQPGQERWLMLGTLPQACADLRACVLLLPPALRGDPAHLMPPHGTRQSLAPPHGMGSLPLTERRTPLSPTWDENPPSDIPMGWGPL from the exons ATGTGGCCAGGCGAGGGGCCGGAGCCAGCTGAGGGGCCAGACGAGGAGGGCGACACACCCGAGCCACGCTGGGAGCTGCGGAGCGAGTGCCACGCCCAGCAGTTCTTCGAGGCAGCGTTGGAGCTGCGCGGGCAGGGCCAGCTGGTGGATATGACAGTGCTGGCCGGCGCTCAGCGGTACCAGGCCCACGGCGTGGTGCTGGCTGCCGTCAGCACCTTCTTCTGCCAGCAGCTGGCGTGCGGGGCTGCCAGGGAAGTGGACGTGAGCCCACTGGCCACACCACGCGGCTGGGAGGCTGTGCTGGATTTTGCCTATACAGGGGCCTTCACTGCCATGCCGGGCACGGCCGGGGAGCTGGAGGCTGCAGCTCAGGCCCTGGGTGCACCACGAGTGGTGGAGATCTGCCGGAAGATGGGTGGCGGGCTGGAGGGCAGGAGCCCGGATGAGGAGCAGTGGGAGACGTTGCGGGGTATGGAGGAGCTGTACCGAGCCGGGGTGGGCTGTGACCTAAAGCTGACCACTGAAGGAGAGACCTTCCGAG ctcacCGGGTCGCCCTGAGCTGTGGCTGTGAGTATTTCCGGGCCATGTTCTGCAGCGGGATGCGGGAGGCACGCCAGGGAGCTGACCCCCTGCCCACGCTCATGGCCCCAGCCGACCTGCGCCTGCTGCTGCCCTTCGCCTACTCGGGGACAGTGGCGGGTAGCTGGGCCGAGCTGCTGGGCACAGCTGAGACCGCCCTGCAGTACCAGGCCTCGGGGCTGCTGGCACTCTGCCTGGAGGCCCTGCAACGGGCACTGAGCCCAGCCCACAGCCTGGACCTGCTGGCCTTTGCCCGTGCCTATGACCTGCGCCCGCTGGGCACTGCCACCCAGGCCTATGCCCTGGCCAACTTCAGCGGGGTGGCACGGTGCCCCGGCTTCCCGGCCCTGCCACTGGCCGagctgctggccctgctgggCTCAGACGAGCTCTACGTGGCCAGCGAGGTGGAGGCCTTCGAAGCTGCCCTGCGCTGGCTGGATGCCGACTGCACCCGCCGCCTGCCCCATGCTGAGGCCGTCCTGGGCCGCATCCGCTTCTCCCTGATGGGCACGCGGGAGCTGCGCCGGGTGCGAGCCGTGGACCTCCTGGCACCGCCAGGCCGCCTCTACCAGCTGCTGGTGGCGGCAGTGGCAGGCGAGGGGCCCTGCCGCGTGCGCACTCCGGCTGGGGCCCTGgtgatctgcgggggtgaggggctAGCGCCCAGCCTAGCTACCCGCCGCCCCACCCGCGAGCTGTGGTTCGCCCACCGGTTCCATAGTGGTGTGGGGCTGGTCAAGCAGGTGGAGTGGAGGCGACTAGGACAGTTCCCGGACGGGCCACGGTTCCGCCACGCTGCCGCCGTGCTGGACAACATGCTCTACGTGCTGGGCGGGAAGCACTACTACGGGGTGCGGGACATGCTGGCCACGGCCTTCCG GCCATgcgcccccctgcctgccccgctCTGCGGCCATGCCGCCTGCACCCTGGATGGCGCCATCTACGTTTCCGGGGGCTGTGATGGCTCAAGCAAGTGCCGGGCCTGGctgctgcagctcagtctgggggGGCCCTCGGCCCAGCTGGCCCCCATGCTGGAGGAACGGGCTGGCCACATCatggaggctctgggggggcaaCTCTATGTGGCTGGGGGCCTGCGCTGGCGCGATGGGGGCTACACCGACCAACTGGCCTGCGAAGTCTACAGCCCcggcccggatgcctgggtccggCTGAGCCCGCTGCCCCAGGCCCACGTGGGGGGCGCCTCGGCCGTGCTGCAGGGGGAGCTTTATGTGCTGGGCGGTTACAGCCAGGAGACCTACCGGGACACCCATCTGGTGCACGCCTACCAGCCGGGGCAAGAGCGCTGGCTGATGCTGGgcaccctgccccaggcctgtGCCGATCTGCGGGCCTGCGTCCTGCTGCTGCCGCCCGCCCTGCGGGGGGACCCGGCCCACCTGATGCCCCCCCACGGGACCAGGCAGTCCCTGGCGCCTCCACACGGGATGGGGTCCCTGCCCCTCACCGAACGGAGGACCCCTCTGAGTCCCACATGGGACGAGAACCCCCCCTCTGATATCCCCATGGGATGGGGCCccctctga